In one window of Thermus aquaticus DNA:
- a CDS encoding flippase — protein MLVHLWRRAGALLRSSTLHNLFYLYAVQAANYLFPLITLPYLTRVLGPEGFGKLALAQAVSQYLYIVLEYGFSLSATREVAKWRDRPEALRGVLGGGLGARALLSLPAAGTALLALYLFPPLRGELGLIGGGFLLALGMSLSPVWFFQGMERMGFVALMEFFVRLLATVGIFCLVRSPAQVAWPLYIQAVASFVLGFAGLAWATSWVGLRWPRFGEAWGWLRRGFSLFLFRSVVSLYTTANVLLVGLFLPPAQVALYAGAERLSKALIPMWDPFSRLFLPRFSYLLERSPKDASRLARRVGSIMLVLGLLAAGVFTYGAPFLVQLLLGPGYEGAVPLMQVLAWLLPLIALSNFLGIQWMLAQRMDRPFNLIIFIAGLLNVVLAFLVVPRYGTLGMAWVVVLSEAWVTGAMVVYLWWKGRLPWRMNEG, from the coding sequence GTGTTAGTACATCTTTGGCGCAGAGCAGGAGCACTTCTACGAAGCTCAACCTTACATAATCTCTTCTACCTCTACGCCGTTCAGGCGGCCAATTACCTTTTCCCTCTCATCACCTTGCCTTACCTTACCCGGGTCCTGGGGCCCGAGGGGTTTGGCAAGCTCGCCCTGGCCCAGGCAGTGTCCCAGTACCTCTACATCGTCTTGGAGTATGGTTTCTCCCTCTCGGCCACCCGGGAGGTGGCCAAGTGGCGGGACCGACCGGAGGCCCTCCGGGGGGTCTTGGGGGGGGGTTTAGGTGCTCGGGCGTTACTTTCTTTGCCTGCGGCGGGAACCGCTTTGCTCGCCCTTTATCTATTTCCGCCCCTGCGAGGAGAATTGGGCCTGATAGGGGGAGGCTTTCTTCTCGCCTTGGGAATGAGCTTAAGCCCGGTCTGGTTCTTCCAGGGTATGGAGCGGATGGGTTTCGTAGCCCTGATGGAGTTCTTTGTCCGCCTTTTGGCGACGGTCGGGATTTTCTGCCTTGTGCGTTCCCCGGCGCAGGTGGCTTGGCCCTTGTACATCCAGGCTGTGGCCTCCTTTGTGTTGGGCTTCGCTGGCCTCGCATGGGCAACATCCTGGGTGGGACTTCGCTGGCCAAGATTTGGGGAGGCGTGGGGTTGGCTAAGACGGGGTTTTAGCCTCTTCTTGTTTCGCTCGGTGGTGAGCCTGTACACCACGGCAAACGTCCTTTTGGTAGGGCTTTTCCTACCCCCAGCTCAGGTGGCCCTTTACGCTGGAGCGGAAAGGCTCAGTAAAGCCTTGATCCCGATGTGGGACCCCTTTAGCAGGCTTTTCCTTCCCCGCTTTTCTTACCTTTTAGAGAGGAGTCCAAAAGATGCCTCGCGTCTTGCCCGGCGGGTGGGCAGCATCATGCTTGTACTGGGCCTTCTTGCGGCGGGGGTTTTTACGTATGGGGCACCCTTCCTAGTCCAACTGCTCTTGGGGCCCGGGTACGAAGGGGCGGTACCCCTAATGCAGGTTCTGGCCTGGCTTCTTCCCCTGATCGCCCTCTCTAATTTCTTGGGCATCCAGTGGATGCTGGCGCAGAGGATGGACCGCCCCTTCAACCTCATCATTTTTATCGCTGGATTATTGAATGTTGTTCTCGCCTTCTTGGTAGTTCCCCGTTACGGAACCTTAGGGATGGCCTGGGTCGTGGTTCTTTCGGAGGCCTGGGTGACCGGGGCTATGGTAGTTTATCTTTGGTGGAAGGGCCGGTTGCCCTGGAGGATGAATGAAGGTTGA
- a CDS encoding L-lactate dehydrogenase: MKVGIVGSGFVGSATAYALVLQGVAREVVLVDLDRKLAQAHAEDILHATPFAHPVWVRSGWYEDLEGARVVIVAAGVAQRPGETRLQLLDRNAQVFADVVPKILKAAPEAVLLIATNPVDVMTQVAYRLSGLPPERVVGSGTILDTARFRALLAQHLLVAPQSVHAYVVGEHGDSEVLVWSSAQVGGVDLEAFAQARGRALTPDDRLRIDEGVRRAAYRIIEGKGATYYGIGAGLARLTRAILTDEKGVFTVSLFTPEVEGVEEVALSLPRILGARGVEATLYPRLNEEERQALRRSAEILKGAASALGF; this comes from the coding sequence GTGAAGGTCGGCATCGTGGGTAGCGGCTTCGTGGGGAGCGCCACCGCTTACGCCCTGGTCCTCCAGGGGGTGGCCCGGGAGGTGGTGCTGGTGGACTTGGATCGGAAGCTGGCCCAGGCCCACGCCGAGGACATCCTCCACGCCACCCCCTTTGCCCACCCGGTCTGGGTGCGCTCCGGCTGGTACGAGGACCTGGAGGGGGCCAGGGTGGTGATCGTGGCCGCGGGGGTGGCCCAACGCCCGGGGGAGACCAGGCTCCAGCTTCTGGACCGCAACGCCCAGGTCTTCGCCGACGTGGTCCCCAAGATCCTGAAGGCCGCCCCGGAGGCGGTCCTCCTGATCGCCACGAATCCCGTGGACGTGATGACCCAGGTGGCCTACCGCCTCTCCGGCCTACCCCCGGAGCGGGTGGTGGGCTCGGGGACCATCCTGGACACCGCCCGCTTCCGGGCCCTCCTGGCCCAGCACCTCCTGGTGGCGCCCCAGTCGGTCCACGCCTACGTGGTGGGGGAGCACGGGGACTCGGAGGTCCTGGTTTGGTCCAGCGCCCAGGTGGGAGGGGTAGACCTCGAGGCCTTCGCCCAGGCCAGGGGGCGCGCCCTTACCCCCGACGACCGCCTCCGGATAGACGAAGGGGTGCGCCGGGCCGCTTACCGCATCATTGAGGGCAAGGGGGCCACCTACTATGGCATCGGAGCGGGCCTGGCCCGGCTCACCCGGGCCATCCTCACCGACGAGAAGGGGGTGTTTACGGTTAGCCTCTTCACCCCGGAAGTGGAGGGGGTGGAGGAGGTGGCCCTTTCCCTGCCCCGCATCCTGGGGGCTCGTGGGGTGGAGGCCACCCTTTACCCCCGGCTGAACGAGGAGGAGCGCCAGGCCCTCAGGCGGAGCGCCGAGATCCTCAAAGGGGCGGCCTCGGCCTTGGGCTTTTAA
- the glf gene encoding UDP-galactopyranose mutase has product MKVDYLIIGAGFTGATLAERLASAGKRVLVVDRRDHIGGNAYDEYDPHGVLVHRYGPHIFHTNSKKVWDYLSQFTEWRPYYHRVRAVVEGKEIPLPFSLASLWALFSPRLADKLEEKLIAHYGYGARVPILGLREAEDPDLRFLADYVYRNVFEGYTLKQWGLRPEELSPTVTARVPVLVSYDTRYFQDTYQAMPKEGYTALFRRMLAHPNIKVLLGADWREVEGEVRFDRLVFTGPIDEFFGYLHGPLPYRSLRFVLEHHPLPYVQGVGTVNYPNEHPYTRSTEFKHLTGQDYLPHTTLAYEYPEAYEPGRNEPYYPVPREENEERLKLYLKEGEKLKTVFFAGRLGDYRYYNMDQAVARALKLFEEVVRE; this is encoded by the coding sequence ATGAAGGTTGACTATCTCATCATCGGCGCCGGCTTCACCGGGGCCACCCTGGCGGAGCGCCTGGCCTCGGCGGGGAAGCGGGTTCTGGTGGTGGACCGCCGGGACCACATAGGGGGCAACGCCTACGACGAGTATGACCCCCACGGGGTCCTGGTGCACCGCTACGGCCCCCACATCTTCCACACCAACAGCAAGAAGGTGTGGGACTATCTCTCCCAGTTCACCGAGTGGCGCCCCTACTACCACCGGGTCCGGGCCGTGGTAGAGGGCAAGGAGATCCCCCTCCCCTTCAGCCTGGCCTCCCTCTGGGCCCTCTTCTCCCCAAGGTTAGCGGACAAGCTGGAGGAGAAGCTCATCGCCCACTACGGCTACGGGGCCCGGGTGCCCATCCTGGGGCTACGGGAAGCCGAGGACCCGGACCTCCGCTTCCTGGCGGACTACGTTTACCGCAACGTCTTTGAGGGCTACACCCTGAAGCAGTGGGGCCTGCGCCCCGAGGAGCTCTCCCCCACGGTCACAGCCCGGGTTCCCGTCCTGGTGAGTTACGACACCCGCTACTTCCAGGACACCTACCAAGCCATGCCCAAAGAGGGGTACACCGCCCTCTTCCGCCGGATGCTGGCCCACCCCAACATCAAGGTCCTCCTAGGGGCGGACTGGAGGGAGGTGGAGGGGGAGGTGCGCTTTGACCGTCTGGTCTTCACCGGGCCCATTGACGAGTTCTTCGGCTACCTCCATGGCCCCCTTCCCTACCGCTCCCTACGGTTTGTGCTAGAACACCACCCCCTGCCTTACGTGCAGGGGGTGGGCACGGTGAACTACCCCAACGAGCATCCCTACACCCGGAGCACGGAGTTCAAGCACCTTACGGGCCAGGACTACCTGCCCCACACCACCCTGGCCTACGAGTACCCCGAGGCTTACGAGCCGGGGAGGAACGAACCTTATTACCCGGTGCCCCGGGAGGAGAACGAGGAAAGGCTAAAGCTTTACCTCAAAGAAGGAGAGAAGCTGAAAACCGTCTTTTTTGCTGGCCGGTTGGGCGACTACCGCTATTACAACATGGACCAGGCTGTGGCCCGAGCTCTTAAGCTTTTTGAGGAGGTCGTCCGTGAGTGA
- a CDS encoding DUF1517 domain-containing protein produces MRPLLLLTLLLFLPLGLGQKSGGGVGGRPYTPSPPPPPMSPGPAPSYPMPVPYPYPGPVYVYPGGGGSLGVAPVLVFFGLFLLGVWMVRGLSRAGEGVAPASVGRLRLALLVRPEVQRAIRRLAEAADTTTAKGLADLVDEMALLLLKEEPAWRFASYEASFGDEERVLALFDAWMLEDRSTYQETFRHFEGKKVATPYTPRVEPGGRYLVASLLLAVRGELPRPGPPDRKRVKEVLMAFAGSTPFTLMAFHLAWTPEAEGEGLTEEELLTLFPHLDKV; encoded by the coding sequence GTGCGGCCTCTTCTCCTCCTCACCCTTCTCCTCTTTCTGCCCCTGGGCCTGGGCCAGAAGTCGGGGGGTGGGGTGGGCGGCCGGCCCTACACCCCCTCCCCCCCACCCCCGCCCATGAGCCCCGGGCCCGCCCCTTCCTACCCCATGCCCGTCCCCTACCCTTACCCGGGCCCGGTCTACGTCTACCCAGGCGGGGGCGGGAGCCTGGGGGTGGCGCCGGTCCTGGTCTTTTTCGGCCTCTTTTTGCTGGGGGTCTGGATGGTGCGGGGCCTGAGCCGGGCCGGGGAAGGGGTGGCCCCTGCCAGCGTGGGGCGGCTCCGCCTGGCCCTTCTGGTGCGCCCCGAGGTCCAGCGGGCCATCCGCCGCCTGGCCGAGGCCGCCGACACCACCACGGCCAAGGGGCTGGCCGACCTGGTGGACGAGATGGCCCTCCTTCTCCTCAAGGAGGAGCCCGCCTGGCGCTTCGCCAGCTACGAGGCCTCTTTCGGAGACGAGGAGAGGGTCCTGGCCCTCTTTGACGCCTGGATGCTGGAAGACCGCAGCACCTACCAGGAGACCTTTCGCCACTTTGAGGGCAAGAAGGTGGCGACCCCCTACACCCCCAGGGTGGAGCCCGGGGGGCGGTACCTGGTGGCCTCCCTCCTCCTGGCGGTGCGGGGGGAGCTCCCCAGGCCCGGCCCCCCGGACCGAAAGAGGGTCAAGGAGGTCCTCATGGCCTTCGCCGGCAGCACCCCCTTCACCCTCATGGCCTTCCACCTGGCCTGGACGCCGGAGGCGGAGGGGGAGGGGCTCACGGAGGAGGAGCTCCTCACCCTCTTCCCCCATCTGGACAAGGTTTAA
- a CDS encoding O-antigen ligase family protein has translation MRALAWGLALSPIFPPLSLLSPLFLPQLRKLPKAAWAVLALYGLSLLLPALFAGKEALTLAALRLLYVLGLVGAGVALAPVGLGPLGYGLFVLYLEAFLASYLAFGDRVSSERLLHPYHSPVGLGLMGTLGILLAFHVRYPWPFRVLLGLLGGVVLLLSGSRGGLLALLVGGAAGVLFQRRGWLALGAAGLFLLLAGSLEAPVAQRFFQAHLSGREGLWLRAYEVFQAHPWTGVGPYLLGDELKGVLFGDCFLFPFLEMRGVACPEALKPLGGLWTFAHNHLLQALGESGLLGAMGLLLLVGAFLAGAWGSGLLFSLLLAFLAMGMVDNPFSVPSPFRGEVFFLAGGMALLRGFRPPLALGLAGASALLLSLPFLYLATRTAPPPPTLLYAAIPQGKGVGVVRLQGEGYRAQVWLCREGCRRLGWEWDAGKPILFPFPEGLPPGRYQVRIVLFGQHRLAQKPRYVLPFEVER, from the coding sequence GTGCGCGCGCTGGCCTGGGGCCTGGCCCTAAGCCCCATCTTCCCCCCCCTAAGCCTGCTAAGCCCCCTCTTCCTCCCCCAGCTCCGGAAGCTTCCCAAGGCCGCCTGGGCGGTTTTGGCCCTCTACGGCCTCTCCCTCCTCCTCCCCGCCCTCTTCGCGGGGAAGGAGGCCCTTACGCTGGCCGCGCTCCGCCTCCTCTACGTCCTGGGCCTGGTGGGGGCGGGGGTGGCCCTAGCCCCGGTGGGCCTGGGGCCTTTGGGCTACGGCCTCTTCGTCCTCTACCTGGAGGCCTTCCTGGCCTCCTACCTGGCCTTCGGGGACCGGGTGTCCTCCGAGAGGCTCCTCCACCCCTACCACTCCCCCGTGGGCCTGGGGCTCATGGGGACCTTGGGAATCCTCCTGGCCTTCCACGTCCGCTACCCCTGGCCCTTTAGGGTCCTCCTGGGGCTCCTTGGCGGGGTGGTCCTCCTCCTCTCGGGAAGCCGGGGGGGGCTTCTGGCCCTTCTGGTGGGCGGGGCGGCGGGGGTCCTCTTCCAAAGGCGGGGGTGGCTGGCCCTGGGGGCGGCGGGGCTTTTCCTCTTGCTGGCGGGAAGTTTAGAGGCGCCCGTCGCCCAGCGCTTCTTCCAGGCCCACCTCTCCGGCCGGGAGGGGCTTTGGCTCAGGGCCTACGAGGTCTTCCAGGCCCACCCCTGGACTGGGGTCGGGCCCTACCTCCTGGGGGACGAACTCAAGGGGGTCCTCTTCGGGGACTGCTTCCTCTTCCCCTTCCTGGAGATGCGGGGAGTGGCCTGTCCCGAGGCCCTGAAGCCCTTGGGGGGCCTCTGGACCTTCGCCCACAACCACCTCCTGCAGGCCCTGGGGGAAAGCGGCCTCTTGGGGGCCATGGGCCTTCTCCTTTTGGTGGGCGCCTTTCTGGCGGGGGCCTGGGGGAGTGGGCTCCTCTTCTCCCTATTGCTGGCCTTTCTGGCCATGGGCATGGTGGACAACCCCTTCAGCGTGCCCAGCCCCTTCCGGGGGGAGGTCTTCTTCTTGGCGGGAGGGATGGCCCTCCTCCGGGGCTTCCGCCCGCCCCTGGCCCTGGGCCTGGCCGGGGCCTCGGCCCTTCTTTTAAGCCTCCCTTTCCTCTACCTGGCCACCCGGACCGCCCCTCCGCCCCCTACCCTCCTCTACGCCGCCATTCCCCAGGGGAAGGGGGTGGGGGTGGTCCGCCTCCAGGGCGAGGGGTACCGGGCCCAGGTCTGGCTCTGCCGGGAGGGGTGCCGGAGGCTTGGGTGGGAGTGGGACGCGGGCAAGCCCATTCTCTTCCCCTTCCCCGAGGGCCTGCCCCCGGGGAGGTACCAGGTGCGCATCGTCCTCTTCGGCCAGCACCGTCTGGCCCAAAAGCCCCGGTACGTTCTCCCTTTTGAGGTGGAGCGATGA
- a CDS encoding glycosyltransferase family 2 protein codes for MSEKVCAVIVTYNRKDLLRECLNAVLSQTRPPDHVLVVDNASTDGTPEMLRAEFPQVEVLRLPENQGGAGGFHEGMKRAYEEGYEWIWVLDDDTIPEATTLFFLLEGAKRYNLDIASPIAVSYDDPEKLAFPLLNRGMLTYDWRSVLQNEPRLGQNLLFLGVLLNRHVVERVGLPDPRLFIRGDEVEYNRRILRAGLRTAILPWVRVRHPSFSGELFFLSGRRFAVVYSGSQFKDFYNFRNRMYIFRKHSRLWPVWALLEAIRHALFFLLLRRWDWPGFVFWAKAAYLGLRGRLIPYKDFAKEN; via the coding sequence GTGAGTGAGAAGGTTTGTGCCGTGATCGTCACCTACAACCGAAAGGACCTCCTACGGGAGTGCCTGAACGCTGTCCTAAGCCAGACCCGTCCTCCGGACCACGTTCTGGTGGTGGATAACGCCTCCACAGATGGGACCCCGGAGATGCTCAGGGCCGAGTTCCCTCAAGTGGAGGTGCTGCGCCTTCCTGAAAACCAGGGAGGGGCGGGAGGCTTTCACGAGGGGATGAAGCGGGCTTACGAGGAGGGGTATGAGTGGATATGGGTACTTGACGATGATACGATCCCGGAAGCCACCACCCTCTTCTTCCTCCTGGAGGGCGCTAAGCGCTACAACTTGGACATAGCCAGCCCCATCGCTGTTTCCTACGATGACCCTGAGAAGCTTGCTTTCCCCCTCTTGAACAGAGGGATGTTGACCTACGACTGGCGTTCGGTCCTACAGAATGAGCCGCGCTTAGGCCAGAATCTCCTCTTTCTAGGAGTTCTACTCAATAGACATGTGGTGGAGCGAGTGGGGTTACCCGACCCCCGCCTCTTCATCCGGGGCGATGAGGTGGAGTACAACAGGCGCATACTGAGGGCGGGGCTTAGGACGGCGATCCTTCCTTGGGTTCGGGTAAGACATCCTAGCTTCTCTGGAGAACTCTTTTTTCTCTCGGGAAGGCGCTTCGCTGTGGTTTATTCCGGAAGCCAGTTCAAGGACTTCTATAACTTTCGCAACCGGATGTACATTTTTCGCAAACACAGCAGGCTCTGGCCTGTTTGGGCGCTTTTAGAAGCTATAAGGCATGCCCTCTTCTTCCTCCTCCTTCGGAGATGGGACTGGCCAGGGTTCGTCTTTTGGGCCAAGGCGGCCTACCTCGGACTACGTGGCAGGCTTATACCTTACAAGGACTTCGCTAAGGAGAACTAG
- the lon gene encoding endopeptidase La → MLPETLPVCPVRGSVIYPTMVMPIDAGRPISIRAIDEALARERVLLIVSQKDKEVENPKPSDLYEVGTACNILKMRKNPDGSVQVLVQAFARVRVKAWLDRGDHLEAQGEVIPDEPGDPILVKALVREVKEKFQALLKEGRYLPPEVAQFILNLEDPSQLADYVAFHMEFRLEDKQRVLETADVAERLKRVLVLLGAELELIETQRRIQQQVKEEIDRNQREYFLREQMKAIQRELHGEEGAEEVEEFRQKVEALNLPPVVRQEAERELNRFARMHPDSAEASVIRTYLDWIVNLPWNARTQDNLDLERAKEILERDHYGLEKVKDRVLEYLAVRRLKVERARRGEIPEEEVNKGPILLFVGPPGVGKTSIAKSIAEALGRKYVRISLGGVRDESDIRGHRRTYIGAMPGRIIQGLRQAGTKNPVFLLDEVDKLGISYQGDPAAALLEVLDPAQNKEFVDHYLGVPFDLSEVMFICTANFPQNIPAPLMDRMEAIEFTSYIEQEKLEIAKRYLLPRQMRETGLSEGQVVVTEAALMRLITHYTREAGVRQLEREIGALLRKAARQILEEGKKRVRITEKDLEKYLGPPRFLPETEAREPQVGVATGMYYTPVGGDIMFVEVSVMPGKGNLILTGQLGDVMKESARAALSYAKKNAERFGIPLERFEKSDVHIHVPAGAIPKEGPSAGVAIVSALVSALTEVPVRHDIAMTGEITLTGRVLPIGGVKEKVLGARRAGIREVILPRQNEPDLADIPKPLRQNMTFHIVEHLDQVLDLALVGGLKALEARAKARPKKRVKGELVAHA, encoded by the coding sequence ATGCTACCGGAAACCTTGCCCGTGTGCCCTGTGAGGGGGTCGGTCATCTACCCCACCATGGTCATGCCCATTGACGCGGGCCGCCCCATCTCCATCCGGGCCATTGACGAGGCCCTGGCCCGCGAGCGCGTGCTCCTCATCGTGAGCCAGAAGGACAAGGAGGTGGAGAATCCCAAGCCCTCGGACCTCTACGAGGTGGGCACCGCCTGCAACATCCTCAAGATGCGCAAGAACCCGGACGGCTCCGTCCAGGTGCTGGTGCAGGCCTTCGCCCGGGTGCGGGTCAAGGCCTGGCTGGACCGGGGGGACCACCTCGAGGCCCAAGGGGAGGTGATCCCCGACGAGCCCGGGGACCCCATCCTGGTCAAGGCCCTGGTGCGGGAGGTGAAGGAGAAGTTCCAGGCCCTGCTCAAGGAGGGCAGGTACCTGCCCCCTGAGGTGGCCCAGTTCATCCTCAACCTGGAAGACCCCAGCCAGCTCGCCGACTACGTTGCCTTCCACATGGAGTTCCGCCTCGAGGACAAACAGCGGGTCCTGGAGACCGCCGACGTGGCCGAGCGCCTCAAGCGGGTCCTGGTCCTCCTGGGGGCGGAGCTGGAGCTCATAGAAACCCAGAGGCGCATCCAGCAGCAGGTCAAGGAGGAGATTGACCGCAACCAGAGGGAGTACTTCCTCCGGGAGCAGATGAAGGCCATCCAGCGGGAGCTCCACGGGGAGGAGGGGGCTGAGGAGGTGGAGGAGTTCAGGCAGAAGGTGGAGGCCCTGAACCTGCCTCCCGTGGTGCGCCAGGAGGCGGAGCGGGAGCTGAACCGCTTCGCCCGCATGCACCCCGACTCGGCGGAGGCTAGCGTCATCCGCACCTACCTGGACTGGATCGTGAACCTCCCCTGGAACGCGCGCACCCAGGACAACCTGGACCTGGAAAGGGCCAAGGAGATCCTGGAGCGGGACCACTACGGCCTGGAGAAGGTCAAGGACCGGGTGCTGGAGTACCTGGCGGTGCGCAGGCTCAAGGTGGAGCGGGCCAGGCGGGGGGAGATCCCCGAGGAAGAGGTGAACAAGGGCCCCATCCTCCTCTTCGTGGGGCCTCCCGGGGTGGGCAAGACCTCCATCGCCAAGAGCATCGCCGAGGCCCTGGGGCGCAAGTACGTGCGCATTTCTTTGGGCGGCGTGCGGGACGAGTCCGACATCCGGGGCCACCGCCGCACCTACATCGGGGCCATGCCCGGACGCATCATCCAGGGCCTGAGGCAGGCGGGCACCAAGAACCCCGTCTTCCTCCTGGACGAGGTGGACAAGCTGGGCATCTCCTACCAGGGGGACCCGGCGGCGGCCCTTCTGGAAGTTCTGGACCCCGCCCAGAACAAGGAGTTCGTGGACCACTACCTGGGCGTGCCCTTTGACCTCTCCGAGGTGATGTTCATCTGCACCGCCAACTTCCCGCAGAACATCCCCGCCCCCCTCATGGACCGCATGGAGGCCATTGAGTTCACCAGCTACATTGAGCAGGAGAAGCTGGAGATCGCCAAGCGCTACCTCCTGCCCCGGCAGATGCGGGAGACGGGCCTCTCCGAGGGGCAGGTGGTGGTGACGGAGGCGGCGCTTATGCGCCTCATCACCCACTACACCCGGGAGGCGGGGGTCAGGCAGCTGGAGCGGGAGATCGGGGCCCTTTTGCGCAAGGCGGCCCGCCAGATCCTGGAGGAGGGCAAGAAGCGGGTGCGCATCACGGAGAAGGACCTAGAGAAGTACCTGGGCCCGCCCCGCTTCCTCCCCGAGACCGAGGCCCGCGAGCCCCAGGTGGGGGTGGCCACGGGGATGTACTACACCCCGGTGGGCGGCGACATCATGTTCGTGGAGGTCTCGGTGATGCCCGGCAAGGGGAACCTGATCCTGACCGGGCAGCTGGGGGACGTGATGAAGGAGTCCGCCCGGGCCGCCCTCTCCTACGCCAAGAAGAACGCCGAGCGCTTCGGCATCCCCCTGGAGCGCTTTGAGAAGAGCGACGTCCACATCCACGTGCCCGCGGGGGCCATCCCCAAGGAGGGGCCTTCGGCGGGCGTGGCCATCGTGAGCGCCCTGGTCTCGGCCCTCACGGAGGTTCCTGTGCGCCACGACATCGCCATGACCGGGGAGATCACCCTCACGGGCCGGGTTCTCCCCATCGGTGGGGTGAAGGAGAAGGTCCTGGGGGCCAGGCGCGCCGGGATCCGGGAGGTCATCCTGCCCAGGCAGAACGAGCCCGACCTGGCCGACATCCCGAAGCCCCTCCGGCAGAACATGACCTTCCACATCGTGGAGCACCTGGACCAGGTCCTGGACCTGGCCCTGGTGGGGGGCCTGAAGGCCCTCGAGGCCCGGGCCAAGGCCAGGCCCAAGAAGCGGGTCAAAGGGGAGCTGGTGGCCCACGCCTAA
- a CDS encoding LptF/LptG family permease, translating into MTLYRHLLKESLPVLFLTLLFLTAIFLFGFFYAGARWLEGVPIPKILRWLSYHVPGVLVQAFPIALVTTTVLVFGRLAAEGAQFALLSGGVPLWRAALPLLWLGALLSVAALYLQEYVVPEANNRVRVAWWDEIHTQGAGLFRLKGMQIPIGQGRSLYFEDFDMERKEMVGVRIVSFQGEVGTFLFAERGTWDDRLITLRGYRFYRVDFREVPGLEGARDLLAQVRRVFRAVSRGEVLEVESDLSRARAIADYADTFSFGQNSLSQAWRKARDPFLPPLERDRARLEFHSKLALPLANLVLVLLAAAMALRYGRSTGLALGLSVVLALGYYGAFFLGRALAGVGALPPELGAWGANLLFFLLGVRALR; encoded by the coding sequence ATGACCCTCTACCGCCACCTCCTCAAGGAAAGCCTCCCCGTCCTTTTCCTCACCCTCCTCTTCCTCACGGCCATCTTCCTCTTCGGCTTCTTCTACGCCGGGGCGAGGTGGCTGGAGGGGGTCCCCATCCCCAAGATCCTCCGCTGGCTCTCCTACCACGTGCCCGGGGTCCTGGTCCAGGCCTTTCCCATCGCCTTGGTGACCACCACCGTCCTGGTCTTCGGCCGCCTGGCGGCGGAAGGGGCCCAGTTCGCCCTCCTTTCCGGAGGGGTGCCCCTGTGGCGGGCCGCCCTTCCCCTTCTTTGGCTTGGGGCCCTCCTCTCCGTGGCCGCCCTGTACCTCCAGGAGTACGTGGTGCCCGAGGCCAACAACCGGGTGCGGGTGGCCTGGTGGGACGAGATCCACACCCAGGGGGCGGGGCTTTTCCGCCTCAAGGGCATGCAGATCCCCATCGGTCAGGGGCGAAGCCTCTACTTTGAGGACTTTGACATGGAAAGGAAGGAGATGGTGGGGGTGCGCATCGTCTCCTTCCAGGGCGAGGTGGGCACCTTCCTCTTCGCCGAGCGGGGCACCTGGGACGACCGCCTCATCACCCTGAGGGGTTACCGCTTCTACCGGGTGGACTTCCGGGAGGTGCCGGGGCTGGAAGGGGCCAGGGACCTCCTGGCCCAGGTGCGGCGGGTCTTCCGGGCGGTGAGCCGGGGGGAGGTCTTGGAGGTGGAGTCCGACCTCTCCCGGGCCCGGGCCATCGCCGACTACGCCGACACCTTCAGCTTCGGCCAGAACAGCCTCTCCCAGGCCTGGCGGAAGGCCAGGGACCCCTTCCTCCCCCCCCTGGAGCGGGACCGGGCCCGGCTGGAGTTTCACTCCAAGCTGGCCCTGCCCCTGGCCAACCTGGTCCTGGTGCTGCTGGCGGCGGCCATGGCCCTCCGCTACGGGCGGAGCACGGGCCTGGCCCTGGGGCTCAGCGTGGTCCTGGCCCTGGGGTACTACGGGGCCTTCTTCCTGGGCCGCGCCCTGGCGGGGGTGGGGGCCCTGCCCCCGGAGCTTGGGGCCTGGGGGGCCAACCTCCTCTTCTTCCTCCTGGGGGTGCGGGCCCTGAGGTGA